In Entomomonas moraniae, one DNA window encodes the following:
- the rnr gene encoding ribonuclease R, whose translation MANWHDIDPEAKLEASKYERPIPSRVLILKHLEDRGAPATKEQLIAEFEIHEEEQQEAIKRRLRAMERDGQVIYTRRGAYAPVNKLDLIGGKVIGHRDGFGFLAPDDGGDDLFLSPAQMRLVFDGDRALARVTGYDRKGRREGAIVEVTDRAHTTLVGRYYNEAGLGHVIADNPKIPQEILIPPSKQGKAKHGQFVEVTIEQWPTVFRQAQGAITDIIGNYMAPGMEIQIALRSYEIPYEWPKVIEKETARIKPDVSEKDKRKRVDLRELPFVTIDGEDARDFDDAVYAETTKTGWKLYVAIADVSHYVQLGSALDEEAEKRGTSVYFPAQVIPMLPEVLSNGLCSLNPLVDRLAMVCEMEVNKKGEMLDYTFYEAVINSHARLTYNKVSKLLESPNCIDAKQMRKETPHIISPLKHLYALYKVLLTARFKRHAIEFETQETRIVFGSDRKIKEIVPTVRNEAHRLIEECMLCANVAAASFLKDNNIEGLFRVHDGPSEEKQQKLQAFLNSLGLQLHKGIDEATPEDYANLLEKIKDRPDFSLIQTVMLRSMGQAHYTPDNEGHFGLNYEAYTHFTSPIRRYPDLLVHRAIRSIIRSKKQATHIRREGASSLLKSRIYPYDVAQLEKLGEYCSMCERRADEATRDVVNWLKCEYMQEKVGDSFSGIITAVTGFGLFVELSDIFVEGLVHITALPGDYYTFDATYHQLRGERSGRIFRLGDTIEVIVTRVDMDDRKIDFDLAENAQNVKKSKPKATIAKKEVKSRDFKSKNVAHKKANTKKRIKKQKKSTPDSKELKIPQVASAATSTSEKPKSTRQKSKSVKRKPRVKKV comes from the coding sequence ATGGCCAATTGGCATGATATTGATCCAGAGGCAAAATTAGAAGCCTCTAAATATGAAAGACCTATTCCTAGCCGGGTTTTGATTTTAAAACATCTGGAAGACCGCGGGGCGCCTGCAACTAAAGAACAGTTAATAGCAGAGTTTGAAATTCATGAAGAAGAACAACAAGAAGCTATTAAAAGACGTTTGAGAGCTATGGAACGTGATGGACAAGTCATTTATACTCGGCGGGGCGCTTATGCTCCTGTCAATAAATTAGATTTAATTGGTGGTAAAGTGATTGGTCATCGCGATGGCTTTGGCTTTTTAGCACCTGATGATGGTGGAGATGATCTTTTTTTAAGCCCCGCACAAATGCGTTTAGTCTTTGATGGTGACAGGGCGTTAGCACGTGTTACAGGCTATGACCGTAAAGGAAGAAGAGAAGGGGCGATTGTCGAAGTGACTGATCGTGCACATACGACACTTGTTGGGCGCTATTACAATGAAGCCGGACTTGGTCATGTTATTGCTGATAATCCTAAAATTCCCCAAGAAATATTAATTCCACCTTCAAAGCAAGGGAAGGCTAAACACGGCCAGTTTGTTGAAGTTACTATTGAGCAATGGCCCACTGTCTTTCGTCAAGCACAAGGTGCTATCACAGATATTATTGGTAACTATATGGCTCCGGGAATGGAGATCCAAATAGCATTACGTAGCTATGAAATCCCTTATGAATGGCCAAAAGTAATAGAGAAAGAGACAGCAAGAATCAAACCCGACGTTTCTGAAAAGGATAAAAGAAAACGAGTAGACTTGAGAGAGCTACCTTTCGTTACTATCGATGGGGAGGATGCTCGTGACTTTGATGATGCTGTATATGCAGAAACAACTAAAACTGGTTGGAAACTTTATGTAGCTATTGCAGATGTTTCTCATTATGTACAGCTTGGTTCAGCTCTTGATGAAGAAGCTGAGAAACGGGGAACCTCTGTTTACTTCCCAGCTCAAGTGATTCCAATGCTTCCTGAGGTTTTATCAAATGGCCTATGCTCCCTAAACCCCTTAGTCGATAGACTTGCTATGGTCTGTGAAATGGAAGTTAATAAAAAAGGGGAGATGTTAGATTATACTTTTTACGAAGCTGTTATCAACTCGCATGCACGTCTAACCTATAATAAAGTAAGTAAACTTTTAGAAAGCCCTAACTGCATAGATGCTAAACAGATGAGAAAGGAGACGCCGCATATTATATCTCCTTTGAAACATCTGTATGCATTATATAAAGTGCTTTTGACAGCGCGCTTTAAACGACATGCTATTGAGTTTGAGACACAAGAAACACGTATTGTTTTTGGTTCAGATCGCAAAATAAAGGAAATTGTCCCTACCGTTCGTAATGAGGCACACCGACTTATCGAGGAATGCATGCTTTGTGCTAACGTTGCAGCGGCATCTTTTTTAAAAGATAATAATATTGAAGGGCTATTCCGTGTACACGATGGCCCCTCAGAAGAGAAACAACAAAAATTACAGGCTTTCTTAAATAGTTTAGGATTGCAACTTCACAAGGGTATTGACGAAGCAACCCCTGAAGATTATGCGAATTTATTAGAAAAAATTAAAGACCGACCTGATTTTAGTTTAATTCAAACTGTTATGTTACGCTCTATGGGGCAAGCACATTATACTCCAGATAACGAAGGGCACTTTGGGCTTAATTATGAAGCTTACACCCATTTCACATCACCTATTCGTCGTTATCCTGATTTATTAGTGCACCGAGCAATACGCAGTATTATTCGCTCCAAAAAACAAGCAACCCACATACGTAGAGAAGGGGCTTCTAGTTTACTGAAATCACGTATCTATCCTTATGATGTAGCTCAGTTAGAAAAACTAGGTGAGTACTGCTCTATGTGCGAGCGTCGTGCCGATGAAGCAACAAGAGACGTAGTTAACTGGTTGAAATGTGAATATATGCAAGAAAAAGTGGGTGATAGTTTCTCTGGTATCATCACTGCGGTTACAGGTTTTGGTCTATTTGTTGAGCTCTCAGATATTTTTGTGGAAGGACTTGTACATATTACTGCGTTGCCAGGAGATTATTATACTTTTGATGCGACCTATCATCAGCTACGAGGAGAGCGTAGTGGCCGTATTTTTAGATTAGGTGACACTATTGAAGTAATTGTTACTCGTGTAGATATGGACGATCGAAAAATTGACTTTGATCTTGCTGAAAATGCACAAAACGTCAAAAAATCTAAACCAAAAGCAACTATTGCAAAAAAAGAAGTTAAATCAAGAGATTTTAAATCTAAAAATGTAGCACATAAAAAGGCTAATACAAAAAAACGCATTAAAAAACAAAAAAAATCAACTCCAGATAGTAAAGAATTAAAGATACCTCAAGTGGCATCAGCAGCTACGTCTACTTCTGAAAAGCCTAAAAGTACTCGTCAAAAAAGTAAATCTGTTAAAAGAAAACCTAGAGTGAAAAAAGTATGA
- a CDS encoding DUF3079 domain-containing protein → MDKVKKFPIHPKHPERICWGCDKYCSVNDLGCGNGAERTQHPSELFGDDWLEWENGLDSSRFSEELEESKKLKDYKVK, encoded by the coding sequence ATGGACAAAGTAAAAAAATTTCCAATACATCCAAAGCATCCGGAACGTATTTGCTGGGGGTGTGATAAATACTGCTCAGTGAATGATCTTGGTTGTGGTAATGGCGCAGAAAGAACCCAACATCCTAGTGAACTATTTGGAGATGATTGGCTAGAATGGGAAAACGGCTTAGACTCAAGTCGTTTTTCAGAAGAATTAGAAGAAAGTAAAAAGTTAAAAGATTATAAAGTGAAATGA
- a CDS encoding multidrug efflux RND transporter permease subunit, which translates to MPQFFIQRPIFAWVIALFIILVGLIAIPQLPVARYPSIAPPSVTIYANFPGATPQTMNDAVLSLIERELSSVKDLLYFESSADTSGTASITATFKPGTNPQLAQVDVQNQIKTIEPRLPQEVRQNGLTVESATSSFLMIVGLKSDDDRFDEITLSDYMARNLVEELRRIDGVGRVQLFGSEQAMRIWIDPDKLIAYSLTMNDVSTAISQQNVQIAPGSVGSSPTVPSQRVTIPLTIRGQLSTPEEFSSIILRANPDGSKVILSDIARIELGAQSYSFANRENGKISTMAAVQLSPGANAVNTASAIKARISELSETLPAGMSYSIPFDTAPFVKISIEKVIYTLLEAMLLVFLVMFLFLQNIRYTLIPAIVAPIALLGTFVIMLLAGFSINVLTMFGMILAIGIIVDDAIVVVENVERIMVKDKLDPKAATIKAMKEITNAVIGITLVLTAVFIPMAFASGSVGVIYKQFTLSMVISILFSAFLALTLTPALCATLLKPIDPSFHEKRGFFGWFNRQFNQMTLYYGSSVNKLATRTKRVMLAFILIVSALILAFLRLPSSFLPEEDQGYFLTSIQLPSDATIERTLDVVKVFEKHVTSRPSIGTSLSIIGFSFSGSGSNSALAFTMLKDWEKRNGATIQEELILADQAMGDIAEGTVMNLSPPAIDELGTSSGFTMRLLDRSNRGYAELKAAGDKLIRLAQKSKVVTNVYLDSLPEGTSIHLDIDRHKAEALGISFTSISETLSSAIGSTYVNDFPNAGRMQQVILQADAPSRMQINDVLKLYVRNISGGMVPLSEVVTVEWETTPRQLIRYQGFPALNISGNAASGHSSGKAMAEMEHLVKQLPKGFTVAWTGESLQERMSASQAPLLLVLSMLVVFLVLAALYESWSIPLSVMLVVPLGLFGAVIAIMLRGLPNDVFFKVGMITVIGLSAKNAILIVEFAKQLQEQDKGVIESVVQAAKLRLRPILMTSLAFGLGVMPLVIASGASAETQHAIGTGVLGGMISGTLLAIFFVPVFFVFVMRLQARFRK; encoded by the coding sequence ATGCCTCAGTTTTTTATTCAACGCCCTATTTTTGCTTGGGTTATTGCTTTATTTATTATTTTAGTTGGTTTGATTGCTATCCCACAGCTACCGGTTGCCCGTTATCCATCAATCGCCCCCCCTTCGGTAACTATTTATGCGAACTTTCCTGGGGCTACACCACAAACGATGAACGATGCAGTGTTAAGCTTAATTGAACGCGAGCTTTCCAGTGTAAAAGATTTATTATATTTTGAATCCTCTGCTGATACATCAGGAACAGCTTCTATCACTGCCACATTTAAACCGGGAACAAATCCACAACTCGCACAAGTTGATGTACAAAATCAGATAAAAACCATTGAACCACGATTACCCCAAGAAGTTCGACAAAATGGACTTACAGTAGAATCGGCTACCTCAAGTTTTTTGATGATTGTAGGACTGAAATCAGATGATGATCGTTTTGATGAAATTACATTAAGCGATTATATGGCGCGTAATCTTGTAGAAGAATTGCGTCGTATAGATGGAGTTGGCCGTGTCCAATTATTTGGTTCAGAACAAGCCATGCGTATATGGATAGATCCTGATAAATTAATTGCTTACAGCTTAACAATGAATGATGTATCAACAGCTATTAGCCAACAAAATGTGCAAATTGCTCCGGGCAGCGTAGGCTCTTCCCCTACAGTACCTAGCCAGCGTGTAACAATACCATTAACAATACGAGGCCAATTAAGCACGCCAGAAGAATTTTCTAGCATCATTCTACGTGCTAATCCTGATGGTTCTAAAGTTATTTTAAGTGATATCGCAAGGATTGAGCTAGGAGCACAGAGCTATAGCTTTGCTAACCGTGAAAATGGCAAAATATCTACTATGGCGGCGGTACAATTGTCTCCAGGAGCCAATGCAGTAAACACCGCCAGCGCTATCAAAGCACGTATTTCAGAGCTAAGTGAAACACTGCCTGCTGGAATGAGTTACTCAATACCATTTGATACCGCACCCTTTGTTAAAATTTCGATAGAAAAAGTGATTTATACATTACTTGAAGCAATGTTACTTGTATTTTTAGTAATGTTTCTATTTTTACAAAATATTCGTTATACCTTAATTCCTGCAATTGTTGCTCCAATCGCTTTACTTGGGACATTCGTAATAATGCTCTTAGCTGGTTTTTCAATTAATGTATTAACCATGTTCGGGATGATACTGGCGATTGGTATCATTGTGGATGATGCTATTGTCGTTGTAGAAAATGTTGAACGCATTATGGTTAAAGACAAGCTAGACCCAAAAGCTGCTACGATTAAAGCAATGAAAGAAATTACAAATGCCGTTATTGGTATAACCTTAGTACTAACAGCCGTATTCATTCCAATGGCTTTCGCTAGTGGTTCGGTGGGAGTAATTTATAAACAATTTACCCTGTCTATGGTTATCTCTATTCTCTTTTCAGCCTTTCTTGCACTAACATTAACACCTGCATTGTGTGCAACATTACTTAAACCCATAGATCCTAGCTTTCATGAGAAACGCGGTTTCTTTGGGTGGTTTAACCGTCAATTTAATCAGATGACATTGTATTATGGTTCTAGTGTAAACAAATTAGCAACTCGCACCAAACGAGTCATGTTAGCATTTATTCTTATTGTGAGTGCATTAATACTTGCTTTTCTACGGCTACCCTCCTCGTTCTTGCCAGAAGAAGATCAGGGGTATTTTTTAACATCTATTCAGTTACCCTCAGATGCTACTATCGAACGTACATTAGATGTAGTTAAAGTGTTTGAAAAACACGTAACTTCACGACCATCTATTGGAACCAGTCTATCAATTATAGGATTTAGTTTTTCAGGATCGGGGTCAAACTCAGCACTTGCGTTTACCATGCTTAAAGATTGGGAAAAACGAAATGGAGCGACCATACAAGAAGAATTAATACTTGCTGATCAAGCTATGGGAGATATTGCAGAGGGTACTGTCATGAACTTATCGCCTCCTGCTATTGATGAGTTAGGTACTAGTTCTGGTTTTACAATGCGCTTATTGGATCGCTCTAATAGGGGATATGCTGAACTCAAAGCAGCAGGCGATAAATTAATCAGGCTAGCCCAAAAAAGTAAAGTAGTTACTAATGTTTATCTAGATAGCTTGCCAGAAGGCACAAGTATTCACCTAGACATTGATCGTCATAAGGCAGAAGCACTTGGCATATCATTCACCAGTATTAGCGAAACACTTTCCAGCGCAATTGGCTCAACATATGTTAATGACTTCCCTAATGCAGGTCGTATGCAACAAGTAATTCTTCAGGCAGATGCCCCTTCGCGCATGCAAATTAATGATGTACTTAAACTATATGTTCGTAATATTAGCGGTGGTATGGTGCCATTATCGGAAGTAGTAACAGTAGAGTGGGAGACAACACCACGACAGTTGATACGATACCAAGGCTTTCCAGCTTTAAATATTTCAGGTAATGCGGCATCGGGACATTCTAGCGGAAAAGCTATGGCAGAAATGGAACACTTAGTTAAACAACTACCAAAAGGGTTTACTGTAGCTTGGACAGGAGAATCATTACAAGAGCGTATGTCTGCATCACAAGCTCCTCTTTTACTTGTATTATCCATGCTCGTTGTGTTCCTAGTGCTGGCAGCACTCTATGAAAGTTGGTCTATTCCTTTGTCAGTCATGCTGGTAGTCCCATTGGGGTTATTTGGTGCTGTAATAGCCATTATGCTTCGTGGCTTGCCTAATGATGTATTCTTTAAAGTAGGGATGATTACAGTGATTGGGTTATCAGCTAAGAATGCTATCTTAATTGTTGAATTTGCAAAACAATTGCAAGAGCAAGATAAAGGAGTAATTGAGTCTGTAGTACAGGCTGCAAAACTAAGATTACGTCCGATCTTAATGACTTCACTGGCTTTTGGTTTAGGCGTAATGCCACTTGTTATCGCATCGGGTGCAAGCGCTGAGACACAACATGCAATAGGAACTGGTGTATTAGGTGGAATGATTAGTGGCACCCTATTAGCAATTTTCTTTGTGCCTGTATTTTTCGTATTCGTAATGAGGTTACAGGCACGTTTTAGAAAGTAA
- a CDS encoding YnbE family lipoprotein, translated as MKVGLLTFLLAVGLLSGCTPTVKVQPSDKPIDINLNVKIQHDIYIKVDKELDGIFNSSSGLF; from the coding sequence ATGAAGGTAGGACTACTTACTTTTTTATTAGCAGTTGGTTTATTGAGTGGGTGTACTCCTACAGTAAAGGTTCAACCCTCAGACAAACCAATTGATATTAATTTAAATGTAAAAATTCAACATGATATCTATATTAAAGTTGATAAAGAATTAGATGGTATTTTTAACAGCTCAAGCGGCTTGTTCTAA
- a CDS encoding YdbH domain-containing protein, whose translation MKSFTKLLRILLIVFLLLTLLIVYGVLKIQEVKHDLGLTVDWQNIQVGIKGITFEKLTIDQQSSDGTLTTTTSQNVMLSFSTLTIKHLDVKVQLGDYIIKEKEKASQIELKRFLDNLNWAPHRIKIEKFDLSIPCSSSFCNLSGSAELLQTSNANKPITLVATVNENLQLLYIKAELYQKPELFTLILDTNFNKEPLISLSTQIDETLKHWQGSFNLYKIQNTSQLFSFMQYFLPNQKVFTNIPYEAKVDANWQLYFPDGLMTLRAEKGEISIDASLPNPWPIIHLGHLQGLLQTKVLIDNSLPKVEKINVDLTLTNLSSKLLTNIPQDLQPNVVNLILQPLTATNDAIELSLTTEGKLNTLLYSKIFINQKDTTILLADSNFQANTNKLTWVGYSLQNAQLLLPFNATITPQKADVTFSPDASFKAQQLIIDRDTVAKNLQLTAKSLKATIDYQDNNSMQWSLGTPITLTTKTLAQPLLKTQSWSLTGRLDASSKQTLLAAKISNTADFVANLTLITDYKKQLTIKGKTPDLFFRNTNIFAKTFKDWPELLNIGTGKTSISNMLLTIPFDNKTLSLESKINASGLSGIFDRIEFRDLSCTVLINVNNNKLEIALPDLALTEANPGFDMGPLQFNGEYNASIKKPLEGVLNWTKAELTLFTGEVWLKPGALDLAKLPQEINVQIKNIQLKDILKAYPTEGLNGEGDIDGYLPIIITNTGLDIKEGKLAARKAGYIKFNSPAIKAVGENNPNMKLVTDALENFQYSVLSSQISYDQGNAILGLQIKGKNPDVKDGQAVNLNISLQENIPALMTTLQLSDRVSDIIQKRVQKRLQQGASKK comes from the coding sequence ATGAAATCGTTCACCAAGCTACTTAGAATACTGTTAATAGTTTTTTTACTGTTAACATTACTTATTGTTTATGGCGTACTTAAAATACAAGAAGTAAAGCACGATTTAGGTTTAACGGTTGACTGGCAAAACATACAGGTAGGTATTAAAGGAATAACATTTGAGAAGCTAACGATTGATCAACAGTCTAGCGATGGTACCTTAACAACCACCACCAGCCAAAATGTTATGCTTTCTTTTTCTACATTAACAATAAAACACTTAGACGTAAAAGTACAACTTGGTGATTATATTATAAAAGAGAAAGAAAAAGCTAGCCAAATTGAACTAAAGCGTTTTTTAGATAATTTGAATTGGGCTCCTCATCGGATTAAGATAGAAAAATTTGATTTATCGATACCCTGCTCTTCTAGCTTTTGTAATCTTTCTGGCAGTGCTGAGTTATTACAAACATCCAACGCTAATAAGCCTATCACACTAGTTGCTACAGTGAATGAGAACTTGCAGCTATTATATATAAAAGCCGAACTTTATCAGAAACCTGAGCTGTTCACGTTAATATTAGATACAAACTTTAATAAAGAACCACTGATATCATTGAGCACACAAATTGATGAAACACTAAAGCATTGGCAAGGAAGCTTTAATCTTTATAAAATTCAAAATACATCTCAGTTATTTTCTTTTATGCAGTATTTTCTGCCCAATCAAAAGGTTTTTACTAATATTCCTTATGAAGCCAAAGTTGATGCAAACTGGCAGCTTTATTTTCCTGATGGGCTGATGACACTTAGAGCTGAAAAAGGAGAGATAAGCATTGATGCCTCACTACCTAACCCTTGGCCCATAATTCATTTAGGGCATTTGCAAGGGCTATTACAAACAAAAGTACTGATAGATAACTCTCTCCCCAAAGTAGAAAAAATTAATGTAGACCTGACCTTAACCAATTTATCCTCTAAATTACTAACTAATATTCCTCAAGATTTACAACCCAACGTTGTAAACTTAATACTGCAACCGTTAACGGCAACTAATGATGCTATTGAGCTTAGTTTAACGACTGAGGGTAAATTAAATACGCTGCTTTATTCAAAAATATTTATTAACCAAAAAGATACTACCATTCTATTGGCGGATAGCAACTTTCAAGCAAATACTAATAAGCTAACTTGGGTCGGCTATAGTTTACAGAATGCTCAATTGTTACTTCCATTTAATGCAACGATTACACCACAAAAGGCTGACGTTACTTTCTCTCCTGATGCAAGTTTTAAAGCACAACAATTAATTATTGATCGGGACACTGTCGCCAAAAACTTACAACTCACCGCTAAATCACTTAAAGCCACTATAGATTATCAAGATAATAATAGCATGCAATGGTCATTGGGTACTCCTATCACTTTAACAACCAAAACACTAGCACAACCGTTATTAAAAACTCAAAGTTGGAGTTTAACAGGTCGCTTAGATGCCAGCTCAAAACAAACTCTATTAGCTGCAAAGATTTCCAACACAGCTGATTTTGTAGCTAATCTAACCTTAATAACAGACTATAAAAAGCAACTTACCATTAAAGGGAAAACGCCTGATCTATTCTTTAGAAATACCAATATATTTGCAAAAACATTTAAAGACTGGCCTGAACTGTTAAATATAGGGACGGGTAAAACCTCTATCAGCAACATGCTATTGACTATTCCTTTTGATAATAAAACGTTATCTTTAGAGTCAAAAATTAATGCCAGTGGTTTGTCAGGAATTTTTGATCGAATTGAGTTTAGGGACTTATCGTGTACCGTGTTAATTAATGTAAACAACAATAAATTAGAAATAGCGTTACCCGATTTGGCCTTAACGGAAGCAAACCCTGGTTTTGACATGGGGCCATTACAATTTAACGGTGAGTATAACGCATCTATTAAAAAACCTTTAGAAGGAGTATTAAACTGGACCAAAGCAGAATTAACATTGTTTACAGGAGAAGTTTGGCTAAAACCAGGTGCATTAGACTTAGCTAAGTTACCTCAAGAGATAAACGTGCAAATCAAAAATATACAGTTAAAAGATATTTTAAAGGCTTACCCTACAGAAGGTTTAAATGGTGAAGGTGATATTGATGGTTATCTTCCTATCATTATTACTAATACAGGGCTTGATATTAAAGAAGGAAAGCTAGCTGCACGTAAAGCTGGTTATATAAAATTCAACTCTCCTGCTATTAAAGCAGTTGGTGAAAACAATCCCAATATGAAGCTTGTAACGGATGCTCTAGAAAACTTTCAATATTCAGTCTTGAGTAGCCAGATTTCGTACGATCAAGGCAATGCTATTTTAGGATTACAAATAAAAGGCAAGAACCCTGATGTCAAAGATGGACAGGCTGTTAACCTTAACATTAGTCTACAAGAAAATATTCCTGCACTAATGACAACATTACAACTCAGTGATAGAGTCAGTGATATTATCCAAAAACGGGTACAAAAACGTTTACAACAAGGGGCTAGTAAAAAATAA
- a CDS encoding YdbL family protein — translation MSLRKVLTTALLATTLSLPVAAMSLNEAMSSLAQAKSAGLVGEMSNGYLGVVKNEGSASEIAQLINEARKKEYQALAKKNGITLNDIEKMAGQKAQEKTPAGQYININSTWKKK, via the coding sequence ATGAGTTTACGTAAAGTGTTGACAACAGCATTATTGGCGACAACCCTTTCTTTACCTGTCGCTGCAATGAGTTTGAATGAGGCGATGAGTTCATTAGCCCAAGCTAAAAGCGCGGGACTAGTCGGAGAAATGAGCAACGGTTATCTCGGGGTAGTAAAAAATGAAGGTAGCGCTAGTGAAATTGCTCAGTTAATTAATGAGGCACGTAAAAAAGAATATCAGGCACTAGCGAAAAAAAATGGTATTACATTAAATGATATAGAAAAGATGGCAGGGCAAAAAGCACAAGAAAAAACTCCTGCTGGCCAATATATCAATATTAATAGCACATGGAAGAAAAAATAA
- the rlmB gene encoding 23S rRNA (guanosine(2251)-2'-O)-methyltransferase RlmB: MSQVWEKIYGIHAVEALLTHHPKRVKQLFILEGRHDVKIQSIVMLANNNRIKTKMCSRDELNELTSEEAVHQGIIAEVSPSQVWTEAMLLELLEQHSGTPLLLVLDGVTDPHNLGACLRTADAAGVHAVIIPKDKSATLNATVRKVACGAAEVIPLVAVTNLARTLEKLKNLGLWLVGTAGEVETTIYQQDLTIPTVLIMGAEGKGMRRLTRDYCDYLVKLPMLGSVTSLNVSVATGVCLFEALRQRQYK; the protein is encoded by the coding sequence ATGAGCCAAGTCTGGGAAAAAATTTATGGGATTCATGCTGTAGAAGCATTGCTAACTCATCATCCTAAACGAGTTAAACAACTCTTTATTCTCGAAGGGCGTCATGATGTTAAAATACAATCCATTGTTATGCTCGCTAATAATAATCGAATCAAAACTAAAATGTGTAGTCGTGATGAGCTGAATGAACTAACCTCTGAAGAAGCAGTTCATCAAGGTATTATTGCAGAAGTATCACCTAGCCAAGTTTGGACCGAAGCAATGTTGCTCGAATTATTAGAGCAACACTCTGGCACGCCTTTACTTTTAGTATTGGATGGAGTAACAGACCCTCATAACCTAGGCGCTTGCCTACGAACTGCGGATGCGGCAGGTGTACACGCTGTCATTATTCCTAAAGATAAGTCAGCAACACTCAATGCCACCGTAAGAAAAGTTGCTTGTGGTGCTGCGGAAGTGATTCCTCTTGTAGCCGTGACTAACTTAGCACGAACATTAGAAAAATTAAAAAATCTTGGTTTATGGCTAGTTGGAACAGCAGGAGAAGTTGAAACAACTATTTACCAACAAGACTTAACCATCCCCACCGTTTTAATTATGGGCGCTGAAGGGAAGGGAATGCGTAGACTAACCCGTGATTACTGTGACTACTTAGTAAAACTTCCTATGTTAGGCAGTGTAACAAGCCTTAATGTTTCTGTTGCAACAGGTGTTTGTTTATTTGAAGCATTAAGACAGCGCCAATATAAATAG
- a CDS encoding GNAT family N-acetyltransferase: MKEKIETSRLILRAFEKKDASDLLSYLTKPITNCFLSEKISTLGDALSLIHKRQKENDYIAVCLKDSDQLIGEIFFIKEEPDTYSVGWNFNTKFHGKGYAMESAYAFLDHLFEQSDARRIFAYVEEDNYSSQKLCNRLGLRKEGLFIEFISFTNHPDGTPKYENTMQYAILKKEWMANKAL; the protein is encoded by the coding sequence ATGAAAGAAAAAATAGAAACATCACGCTTAATTTTAAGAGCATTTGAGAAAAAAGATGCATCTGATTTGCTGTCATATTTAACAAAACCAATAACAAACTGCTTTCTATCAGAAAAAATCTCAACGCTCGGTGATGCACTTTCTCTCATACATAAAAGACAAAAAGAAAATGATTATATTGCAGTTTGTTTAAAAGACTCAGATCAACTCATTGGTGAAATATTCTTTATAAAAGAAGAACCAGATACTTATTCAGTAGGATGGAATTTCAATACGAAATTCCATGGCAAAGGTTATGCGATGGAAAGCGCTTATGCTTTTTTAGATCATCTATTTGAACAATCTGATGCTCGACGGATATTTGCTTATGTTGAAGAAGATAACTACTCCTCCCAAAAATTATGTAACCGTTTAGGACTTCGAAAAGAAGGGCTTTTCATTGAGTTTATTTCATTCACTAACCACCCAGATGGCACACCTAAATATGAAAACACCATGCAATATGCAATCTTAAAAAAAGAGTGGATGGCTAACAAAGCCTTATAG